Genomic segment of Amphibacillus xylanus NBRC 15112:
AAGATCAGACACAATCCATTGAATCTTTGTTATATGAAGGACAATCGATCATAGTGCAGATTATTAAAGATGCTTATCAAGACAAAGGTGCACGTCTAACGATGAATATCACGATAGCAAATCACGCCCTCGTCTATTTACCATACGGAAATTATCTAGCTGTATCAAAAAAACTAAAACAAACACAAGCAGATCATTTAAAGGAGCAGCTCGCACCTATATGTGAAGCGGAAGAGGGGCTTGTCATTCGTACTGCTGCTGAACAATATTCGATTGATCAGCTTGCTGATCAGATTAGTCAGCTAAGATTATTTTGGCAAACTTTATTAACAAAAGCAGATAAACAGCGTCCACCTCAAATGATTTATGAAGATCATCTCATTACAGATCGGTTGATTAGAAAATTTTCCTTTGAGCAAATTAATCAAATTTATGTTGATCAAGCTGTAATTGCCAATCAGATTAAAGCCCGTTATCCTGAACTCGAACATAAAATAAGCTGGGAAAAACAGATAGACTCAATTTTACATATGCCTGTCGACGCACTTTTTCAGTCTATTATTCAAAGTGAGGTCGTTTGTGATTCAGGCGTTACTTTAGTTATTGATCACACTGAAGCGTTAACTGTGATCGATGTGAATTCATCAGGATTTACAGGAAAGATGAATCAGTATAATTTTTCTTATAAAGTAAATCAGATTGCTTTGAAGGAGATTGTTAAGCAAATCCGCTTAAGAAATATTTCAGGTATGATTGTCGTCGATTTTTTACGTATGAAAGATAGGAAATCTCAGCAGTCAATCGTTCAACAGTTTAAGCAAGCGGTTAATGTTGATCCAGTTCGGACTCAAATTTACGGTTTTACTGATTTGGGGTTATTTGAGCTAACGAGGAAACGTGAAGCACCTCCACATGCCTTAAGTTTATCGAAGCGATTAATTGAGCTTAGAGATTTTACGCTCGAGAGTAAAGTTTATCAGTTGGAGCGCAAGCTGATTGCCAC
This window contains:
- a CDS encoding ribonuclease E/G, which translates into the protein MLDLILLTKTTEKIGLVQNKHDILELAIDRPDQSQQLGSIFLGKVVTVDQSLQAVFVDIGQAQLAYLEKKEIPQFRKDQTQSIESLLYEGQSIIVQIIKDAYQDKGARLTMNITIANHALVYLPYGNYLAVSKKLKQTQADHLKEQLAPICEAEEGLVIRTAAEQYSIDQLADQISQLRLFWQTLLTKADKQRPPQMIYEDHLITDRLIRKFSFEQINQIYVDQAVIANQIKARYPELEHKISWEKQIDSILHMPVDALFQSIIQSEVVCDSGVTLVIDHTEALTVIDVNSSGFTGKMNQYNFSYKVNQIALKEIVKQIRLRNISGMIVVDFLRMKDRKSQQSIVQQFKQAVNVDPVRTQIYGFTDLGLFELTRKREAPPHALSLSKRLIELRDFTLESKVYQLERKLIATTDEAVLVEVTREFRKMWDQLIDSKIFSQHVQTEVNFLESKGVKDYHIKRSGSSELINEFIYENKKLKVDKLN